The following coding sequences lie in one Rutidosis leptorrhynchoides isolate AG116_Rl617_1_P2 chromosome 4, CSIRO_AGI_Rlap_v1, whole genome shotgun sequence genomic window:
- the LOC139904383 gene encoding uncharacterized protein isoform X4, whose product MSSSDEFTRGVEDGIRLSKRVYLGKDRSVAPPKPITQMHKSSSFYYYPTSPMVYAVIYNPGIVDNPDVPSYQPHVHGRCDPPALIPLQMNGIDIQADCYLDTAFLTMNASWRLHCVMSSATSECRLAIPMPPGLQGSILGVEVQVTRKSYNTQLVVMDENPETSTTTTTLAKPQDGGFLKPHIFTLTIPQVDGGSNLSVKVRWSQKISYRDGDFTLHIPFTFPEYVTPPGKKLSKKEKIQLNVNIGLGTQVVCRTASHPLKEQKREVGKLAFLYEAEVLTWSTIDFVFTYSSPSSLGSIDQREMFSLYLFPPGLSKKKVIKKEVLFVVDISGSMKGMTIEATKSAVVAALSKLDQGDSFSIMAFNDQTYLYSSTLELVTKQSLEKATNWIAMNFIAGGGTDMSIALNQAIEMLSGAKKSLPIIFFVTDGAVENERQICEVMIKQLEYQGGSNLCPRIYTFGIGSFCNHYFLRMLAMIGRGHYEAASDPESIVAQMEALFSRAASTVLMNISIDGLDDLDALEVYPSVVPDICSEGPLIIFGHYRGGFPDTLKARGILAAEDMSDITIDLKVHRAKDVPLDKVLAKQQIEQYTTQAWFLQDKKLEEKVAKVSMQTGVVSEYTRMILLETVQDKQATSSDIKQGKKETNTQKMEKSSAAMIKVLQPLGVGFGNLIATIENIPPGYEPKLPDQAEMLVRAAGNCCVNLCGKCCCLCCIQVCSKMNDQCAILVTQFCGSLAFLGCFVCCEMCCGSD is encoded by the exons atgtcTTCTTCCGATGAATTTACTAGAGGCGTTGAAGACGGCATCCGGCTGTCCAAACGTGTTTACTTGGGTAAAGACCGATCGGTAGCGCCGCCAAAACCTATAACTCAAATGcataaatcatcatcattttattacTACCCGACTTCACCAATGGTTTACGCCGTTATCTATAATCCAGGGATAGTCGATAATCCAGACGTCCCTAGCTATCAGCCTCACGTGCACGGCAGATGTGATCCCCCTGCCTTGATTCCCCTTCAGATGAACGGAATTGATATTCAGGCCGACTGTTATCTCGACACCGCGTTCCTTACCATGAACGCTTCTTGGAGACTTCATTGTGTTATGTCAAGTGCCACCTCTGAATGTCGTCTCGCTATTCCTATGCCGCCTGGTCTGCAG GGTTCAATTCTAGGTGTAGAGGTTCAAGTTACCAGAAAATCGTATAACACGCAGTTAGTTGTCATGGATGAAAACCCTGAAACTTCTACTACAACTACTACTCTAGCCAAACCTCAAGACGGAGGCTTTCTCAAACCTCACATATTTACCTTGACAATACCACAG GTTGATGGTGGTTCAAATCTTTCAGTCAAAGTAAGATGGTCTCAGAAAATTAGTTATAGAGATGGAGACTTCACGTTACACATTCCTTTCACTTTCCCTGAGTATGTTACTCCTCCCGGAAAGAAACTCTCAAAAAAGGAAAAGATACAACTCAATGTCAACATTGGCTTGGGCACACAGGTTGTCTGTCGAACAGCTAGTCATCCACTCAAG GAGCAAAAGCGGGAAGTAGGAAAACTGGCCTTTTTGTATGAAGCAGAAGTTCTTACATGGTCAACTATTGATTTTGTGTTTACGTACTCT TCTCCATCATCACTAGGTAGTATAGACCAAAGGGAGATGTTTTCTTTGTACCTGTTTCCACCTGGTCTCAGCAAAAAG AAGGTTATTAAGAAGGAAGTACTTTTTGTTGTGGATATAAGTGGAAGCATGAAGGGAATGACAATTGAGGCTACAAAAAGCGCGGTTGTTGCAGCACTGTCAAAACTGGATCAAGGAGATTCATTTAGTATAATGGCATTTAATGACCAGACTTACTTGTATTCATCAACCTTGGAGTTGGTAAccaaacaatcgcttgaaaaagcaACCAATTGGATCGCCATGAATTTCATTGCTGGTGGCGGTACTGACATGTCAATCGCTCTCAATCAG GCCATAGAAATGTTGTCTGGGGCCAAAAAATCACTTCCAATCATCTTCTTTGTGACTGACGGGGCTGTTGAAAATGAGAGACAAATTTGTGAAGTTATGATCAAACAACTAGAATATCAAGGAGGATCAAATCTGTGTCCGCGAATATACACTTTTGGTATAG GTTCGTTCTGCAATCACTACTTTTTGCGAATGCTTGCGATGATTGGCAGAGGACATTATGAGGCTGCATCTGATCCAG AGTCGATTGTAGCTCAAATGGAAGCTTTGTTTTCTAGAGCTGCTTCTACGGTTTTGATGAACATTTCCATTGATGGTCTGGACGATCTTGATGCTCTTGAG GTTTATCCTTCAGTTGTTCCAGATATATGTTCTGAAGGGCCACTGATCATATTTGGGCATTACAGGGGTGGTTTTCCTGACACGCTGAAAGCTAGAGGTATCCTAGCAGCAGAAGATATGAGTGACATCACTATTGACCTGAAGGTGCACCGAGCAAAAGACGTACCTCTTGACAAG GTCTTGGCAAAACAACAAATTGAACAATACACAACGCAAGCATGGTTTTTACAAGATAAAAAGCTTGAGGAGAAG GTAGCAAAAGTCAGCATGCAGACTGGTGTTGTTAGCGAGTATACACGTATGATCTTGCTGGAAACAGTTCAAGATAAGCAAGCTACGTCATCTGACATAAAACAG GGTAAAAAAGAAACGAATACTCAGAAAATGGAAAAATCTTCTGCTGCTATGATAAAAGTGTTGCAGCCGTTGGGTGTAGGATTTGGCAACTTGATTGCAACAATTGAGAACATCCCTCCGGGTTACGAACCAAAATTACCAGACCAAGCAGAAATGTTGGTTAGAGCAGCTGGCAACTGTTGTGTAAATCTATGTGGCAAGTGCTGTTGTCTGTGCTGCATTCAAGTCTGTTCAAAGATGAACGACCAATGTGCAATTCTTGTCACACAGTTTTGTGGTTCCTTGGCCTTTTTAGGCTGTTTTGTCTGCTGTGAAATGTGCTGTGGCTCAGACTGA
- the LOC139904383 gene encoding uncharacterized protein isoform X2 encodes MSSSDEFTRGVEDGIRLSKRVYLGKDRSVAPPKPITQMHKSSSFYYYPTSPMVYAVIYNPGIVDNPDVPSYQPHVHGRCDPPALIPLQMNGIDIQADCYLDTAFLTMNASWRLHCVMSSATSECRLAIPMPPGLQGSILGVEVQVTRKSYNTQLVVMDENPETSTTTTTLAKPQDGGFLKPHIFTLTIPQVDGGSNLSVKVRWSQKISYRDGDFTLHIPFTFPEYVTPPGKKLSKKEKIQLNVNIGLGTQVVCRTASHPLKEQKREVGKLAFLYEAEVLTWSTIDFVFTYSVPTSSSFGGIFLQSPSSLGSIDQREMFSLYLFPPGLSKKKVIKKEVLFVVDISGSMKGMTIEATKSAVVAALSKLDQGDSFSIMAFNDQTYLYSSTLELVTKQSLEKATNWIAMNFIAGGGTDMSIALNQAIEMLSGAKKSLPIIFFVTDGAVENERQICEVMIKQLEYQGGSNLCPRIYTFGIGSFCNHYFLRMLAMIGRGHYEAASDPESIVAQMEALFSRAASTVLMNISIDGLDDLDALEVYPSVVPDICSEGPLIIFGHYRGGFPDTLKARGILAAEDMSDITIDLKVHRAKDVPLDKVLAKQQIEQYTTQAWFLQDKKLEEKVAKVSMQTGVVSEYTRMILLETVQDKQATSSDIKQGKKETNTQKMEKSSAAMIKVLQPLGVGFGNLIATIENIPPGYEPKLPDQAEMLVRAAGNCCVNLCGKCCCLCCIQVCSKMNDQCAILVTQFCGSLAFLGCFVCCEMCCGSD; translated from the exons atgtcTTCTTCCGATGAATTTACTAGAGGCGTTGAAGACGGCATCCGGCTGTCCAAACGTGTTTACTTGGGTAAAGACCGATCGGTAGCGCCGCCAAAACCTATAACTCAAATGcataaatcatcatcattttattacTACCCGACTTCACCAATGGTTTACGCCGTTATCTATAATCCAGGGATAGTCGATAATCCAGACGTCCCTAGCTATCAGCCTCACGTGCACGGCAGATGTGATCCCCCTGCCTTGATTCCCCTTCAGATGAACGGAATTGATATTCAGGCCGACTGTTATCTCGACACCGCGTTCCTTACCATGAACGCTTCTTGGAGACTTCATTGTGTTATGTCAAGTGCCACCTCTGAATGTCGTCTCGCTATTCCTATGCCGCCTGGTCTGCAG GGTTCAATTCTAGGTGTAGAGGTTCAAGTTACCAGAAAATCGTATAACACGCAGTTAGTTGTCATGGATGAAAACCCTGAAACTTCTACTACAACTACTACTCTAGCCAAACCTCAAGACGGAGGCTTTCTCAAACCTCACATATTTACCTTGACAATACCACAG GTTGATGGTGGTTCAAATCTTTCAGTCAAAGTAAGATGGTCTCAGAAAATTAGTTATAGAGATGGAGACTTCACGTTACACATTCCTTTCACTTTCCCTGAGTATGTTACTCCTCCCGGAAAGAAACTCTCAAAAAAGGAAAAGATACAACTCAATGTCAACATTGGCTTGGGCACACAGGTTGTCTGTCGAACAGCTAGTCATCCACTCAAG GAGCAAAAGCGGGAAGTAGGAAAACTGGCCTTTTTGTATGAAGCAGAAGTTCTTACATGGTCAACTATTGATTTTGTGTTTACGTACTCT GTTCCTACAAGCAGTTCATTTGGTGGTATATTTTTGCAGTCTCCATCATCACTAGGTAGTATAGACCAAAGGGAGATGTTTTCTTTGTACCTGTTTCCACCTGGTCTCAGCAAAAAG AAGGTTATTAAGAAGGAAGTACTTTTTGTTGTGGATATAAGTGGAAGCATGAAGGGAATGACAATTGAGGCTACAAAAAGCGCGGTTGTTGCAGCACTGTCAAAACTGGATCAAGGAGATTCATTTAGTATAATGGCATTTAATGACCAGACTTACTTGTATTCATCAACCTTGGAGTTGGTAAccaaacaatcgcttgaaaaagcaACCAATTGGATCGCCATGAATTTCATTGCTGGTGGCGGTACTGACATGTCAATCGCTCTCAATCAG GCCATAGAAATGTTGTCTGGGGCCAAAAAATCACTTCCAATCATCTTCTTTGTGACTGACGGGGCTGTTGAAAATGAGAGACAAATTTGTGAAGTTATGATCAAACAACTAGAATATCAAGGAGGATCAAATCTGTGTCCGCGAATATACACTTTTGGTATAG GTTCGTTCTGCAATCACTACTTTTTGCGAATGCTTGCGATGATTGGCAGAGGACATTATGAGGCTGCATCTGATCCAG AGTCGATTGTAGCTCAAATGGAAGCTTTGTTTTCTAGAGCTGCTTCTACGGTTTTGATGAACATTTCCATTGATGGTCTGGACGATCTTGATGCTCTTGAG GTTTATCCTTCAGTTGTTCCAGATATATGTTCTGAAGGGCCACTGATCATATTTGGGCATTACAGGGGTGGTTTTCCTGACACGCTGAAAGCTAGAGGTATCCTAGCAGCAGAAGATATGAGTGACATCACTATTGACCTGAAGGTGCACCGAGCAAAAGACGTACCTCTTGACAAG GTCTTGGCAAAACAACAAATTGAACAATACACAACGCAAGCATGGTTTTTACAAGATAAAAAGCTTGAGGAGAAG GTAGCAAAAGTCAGCATGCAGACTGGTGTTGTTAGCGAGTATACACGTATGATCTTGCTGGAAACAGTTCAAGATAAGCAAGCTACGTCATCTGACATAAAACAG GGTAAAAAAGAAACGAATACTCAGAAAATGGAAAAATCTTCTGCTGCTATGATAAAAGTGTTGCAGCCGTTGGGTGTAGGATTTGGCAACTTGATTGCAACAATTGAGAACATCCCTCCGGGTTACGAACCAAAATTACCAGACCAAGCAGAAATGTTGGTTAGAGCAGCTGGCAACTGTTGTGTAAATCTATGTGGCAAGTGCTGTTGTCTGTGCTGCATTCAAGTCTGTTCAAAGATGAACGACCAATGTGCAATTCTTGTCACACAGTTTTGTGGTTCCTTGGCCTTTTTAGGCTGTTTTGTCTGCTGTGAAATGTGCTGTGGCTCAGACTGA
- the LOC139904383 gene encoding uncharacterized protein isoform X3 has protein sequence MSSSDEFTRGVEDGIRLSKRVYLGKDRSVAPPKPITQMHKSSSFYYYPTSPMVYAVIYNPGIVDNPDVPSYQPHVHGRCDPPALIPLQMNGIDIQADCYLDTAFLTMNASWRLHCVMSSATSECRLAIPMPPGLQGSILGVEVQVTRKSYNTQLVVMDENPETSTTTTTLAKPQDGGFLKPHIFTLTIPQVDGGSNLSVKVRWSQKISYRDGDFTLHIPFTFPEYVTPPGKKLSKKEKIQLNVNIGLGTQVVCRTASHPLKEQKREVGKLAFLYEAEVLTWSTIDFVFTYSSPSSLGSIDQREMFSLYLFPPGLSKKKKVIKKEVLFVVDISGSMKGMTIEATKSAVVAALSKLDQGDSFSIMAFNDQTYLYSSTLELVTKQSLEKATNWIAMNFIAGGGTDMSIALNQAIEMLSGAKKSLPIIFFVTDGAVENERQICEVMIKQLEYQGGSNLCPRIYTFGIGSFCNHYFLRMLAMIGRGHYEAASDPESIVAQMEALFSRAASTVLMNISIDGLDDLDALEVYPSVVPDICSEGPLIIFGHYRGGFPDTLKARGILAAEDMSDITIDLKVHRAKDVPLDKVLAKQQIEQYTTQAWFLQDKKLEEKVAKVSMQTGVVSEYTRMILLETVQDKQATSSDIKQGKKETNTQKMEKSSAAMIKVLQPLGVGFGNLIATIENIPPGYEPKLPDQAEMLVRAAGNCCVNLCGKCCCLCCIQVCSKMNDQCAILVTQFCGSLAFLGCFVCCEMCCGSD, from the exons atgtcTTCTTCCGATGAATTTACTAGAGGCGTTGAAGACGGCATCCGGCTGTCCAAACGTGTTTACTTGGGTAAAGACCGATCGGTAGCGCCGCCAAAACCTATAACTCAAATGcataaatcatcatcattttattacTACCCGACTTCACCAATGGTTTACGCCGTTATCTATAATCCAGGGATAGTCGATAATCCAGACGTCCCTAGCTATCAGCCTCACGTGCACGGCAGATGTGATCCCCCTGCCTTGATTCCCCTTCAGATGAACGGAATTGATATTCAGGCCGACTGTTATCTCGACACCGCGTTCCTTACCATGAACGCTTCTTGGAGACTTCATTGTGTTATGTCAAGTGCCACCTCTGAATGTCGTCTCGCTATTCCTATGCCGCCTGGTCTGCAG GGTTCAATTCTAGGTGTAGAGGTTCAAGTTACCAGAAAATCGTATAACACGCAGTTAGTTGTCATGGATGAAAACCCTGAAACTTCTACTACAACTACTACTCTAGCCAAACCTCAAGACGGAGGCTTTCTCAAACCTCACATATTTACCTTGACAATACCACAG GTTGATGGTGGTTCAAATCTTTCAGTCAAAGTAAGATGGTCTCAGAAAATTAGTTATAGAGATGGAGACTTCACGTTACACATTCCTTTCACTTTCCCTGAGTATGTTACTCCTCCCGGAAAGAAACTCTCAAAAAAGGAAAAGATACAACTCAATGTCAACATTGGCTTGGGCACACAGGTTGTCTGTCGAACAGCTAGTCATCCACTCAAG GAGCAAAAGCGGGAAGTAGGAAAACTGGCCTTTTTGTATGAAGCAGAAGTTCTTACATGGTCAACTATTGATTTTGTGTTTACGTACTCT TCTCCATCATCACTAGGTAGTATAGACCAAAGGGAGATGTTTTCTTTGTACCTGTTTCCACCTGGTCTCAGCAAAAAG AAGAAGGTTATTAAGAAGGAAGTACTTTTTGTTGTGGATATAAGTGGAAGCATGAAGGGAATGACAATTGAGGCTACAAAAAGCGCGGTTGTTGCAGCACTGTCAAAACTGGATCAAGGAGATTCATTTAGTATAATGGCATTTAATGACCAGACTTACTTGTATTCATCAACCTTGGAGTTGGTAAccaaacaatcgcttgaaaaagcaACCAATTGGATCGCCATGAATTTCATTGCTGGTGGCGGTACTGACATGTCAATCGCTCTCAATCAG GCCATAGAAATGTTGTCTGGGGCCAAAAAATCACTTCCAATCATCTTCTTTGTGACTGACGGGGCTGTTGAAAATGAGAGACAAATTTGTGAAGTTATGATCAAACAACTAGAATATCAAGGAGGATCAAATCTGTGTCCGCGAATATACACTTTTGGTATAG GTTCGTTCTGCAATCACTACTTTTTGCGAATGCTTGCGATGATTGGCAGAGGACATTATGAGGCTGCATCTGATCCAG AGTCGATTGTAGCTCAAATGGAAGCTTTGTTTTCTAGAGCTGCTTCTACGGTTTTGATGAACATTTCCATTGATGGTCTGGACGATCTTGATGCTCTTGAG GTTTATCCTTCAGTTGTTCCAGATATATGTTCTGAAGGGCCACTGATCATATTTGGGCATTACAGGGGTGGTTTTCCTGACACGCTGAAAGCTAGAGGTATCCTAGCAGCAGAAGATATGAGTGACATCACTATTGACCTGAAGGTGCACCGAGCAAAAGACGTACCTCTTGACAAG GTCTTGGCAAAACAACAAATTGAACAATACACAACGCAAGCATGGTTTTTACAAGATAAAAAGCTTGAGGAGAAG GTAGCAAAAGTCAGCATGCAGACTGGTGTTGTTAGCGAGTATACACGTATGATCTTGCTGGAAACAGTTCAAGATAAGCAAGCTACGTCATCTGACATAAAACAG GGTAAAAAAGAAACGAATACTCAGAAAATGGAAAAATCTTCTGCTGCTATGATAAAAGTGTTGCAGCCGTTGGGTGTAGGATTTGGCAACTTGATTGCAACAATTGAGAACATCCCTCCGGGTTACGAACCAAAATTACCAGACCAAGCAGAAATGTTGGTTAGAGCAGCTGGCAACTGTTGTGTAAATCTATGTGGCAAGTGCTGTTGTCTGTGCTGCATTCAAGTCTGTTCAAAGATGAACGACCAATGTGCAATTCTTGTCACACAGTTTTGTGGTTCCTTGGCCTTTTTAGGCTGTTTTGTCTGCTGTGAAATGTGCTGTGGCTCAGACTGA
- the LOC139904383 gene encoding uncharacterized protein isoform X1: MSSSDEFTRGVEDGIRLSKRVYLGKDRSVAPPKPITQMHKSSSFYYYPTSPMVYAVIYNPGIVDNPDVPSYQPHVHGRCDPPALIPLQMNGIDIQADCYLDTAFLTMNASWRLHCVMSSATSECRLAIPMPPGLQGSILGVEVQVTRKSYNTQLVVMDENPETSTTTTTLAKPQDGGFLKPHIFTLTIPQVDGGSNLSVKVRWSQKISYRDGDFTLHIPFTFPEYVTPPGKKLSKKEKIQLNVNIGLGTQVVCRTASHPLKEQKREVGKLAFLYEAEVLTWSTIDFVFTYSVPTSSSFGGIFLQSPSSLGSIDQREMFSLYLFPPGLSKKKKVIKKEVLFVVDISGSMKGMTIEATKSAVVAALSKLDQGDSFSIMAFNDQTYLYSSTLELVTKQSLEKATNWIAMNFIAGGGTDMSIALNQAIEMLSGAKKSLPIIFFVTDGAVENERQICEVMIKQLEYQGGSNLCPRIYTFGIGSFCNHYFLRMLAMIGRGHYEAASDPESIVAQMEALFSRAASTVLMNISIDGLDDLDALEVYPSVVPDICSEGPLIIFGHYRGGFPDTLKARGILAAEDMSDITIDLKVHRAKDVPLDKVLAKQQIEQYTTQAWFLQDKKLEEKVAKVSMQTGVVSEYTRMILLETVQDKQATSSDIKQGKKETNTQKMEKSSAAMIKVLQPLGVGFGNLIATIENIPPGYEPKLPDQAEMLVRAAGNCCVNLCGKCCCLCCIQVCSKMNDQCAILVTQFCGSLAFLGCFVCCEMCCGSD, translated from the exons atgtcTTCTTCCGATGAATTTACTAGAGGCGTTGAAGACGGCATCCGGCTGTCCAAACGTGTTTACTTGGGTAAAGACCGATCGGTAGCGCCGCCAAAACCTATAACTCAAATGcataaatcatcatcattttattacTACCCGACTTCACCAATGGTTTACGCCGTTATCTATAATCCAGGGATAGTCGATAATCCAGACGTCCCTAGCTATCAGCCTCACGTGCACGGCAGATGTGATCCCCCTGCCTTGATTCCCCTTCAGATGAACGGAATTGATATTCAGGCCGACTGTTATCTCGACACCGCGTTCCTTACCATGAACGCTTCTTGGAGACTTCATTGTGTTATGTCAAGTGCCACCTCTGAATGTCGTCTCGCTATTCCTATGCCGCCTGGTCTGCAG GGTTCAATTCTAGGTGTAGAGGTTCAAGTTACCAGAAAATCGTATAACACGCAGTTAGTTGTCATGGATGAAAACCCTGAAACTTCTACTACAACTACTACTCTAGCCAAACCTCAAGACGGAGGCTTTCTCAAACCTCACATATTTACCTTGACAATACCACAG GTTGATGGTGGTTCAAATCTTTCAGTCAAAGTAAGATGGTCTCAGAAAATTAGTTATAGAGATGGAGACTTCACGTTACACATTCCTTTCACTTTCCCTGAGTATGTTACTCCTCCCGGAAAGAAACTCTCAAAAAAGGAAAAGATACAACTCAATGTCAACATTGGCTTGGGCACACAGGTTGTCTGTCGAACAGCTAGTCATCCACTCAAG GAGCAAAAGCGGGAAGTAGGAAAACTGGCCTTTTTGTATGAAGCAGAAGTTCTTACATGGTCAACTATTGATTTTGTGTTTACGTACTCT GTTCCTACAAGCAGTTCATTTGGTGGTATATTTTTGCAGTCTCCATCATCACTAGGTAGTATAGACCAAAGGGAGATGTTTTCTTTGTACCTGTTTCCACCTGGTCTCAGCAAAAAG AAGAAGGTTATTAAGAAGGAAGTACTTTTTGTTGTGGATATAAGTGGAAGCATGAAGGGAATGACAATTGAGGCTACAAAAAGCGCGGTTGTTGCAGCACTGTCAAAACTGGATCAAGGAGATTCATTTAGTATAATGGCATTTAATGACCAGACTTACTTGTATTCATCAACCTTGGAGTTGGTAAccaaacaatcgcttgaaaaagcaACCAATTGGATCGCCATGAATTTCATTGCTGGTGGCGGTACTGACATGTCAATCGCTCTCAATCAG GCCATAGAAATGTTGTCTGGGGCCAAAAAATCACTTCCAATCATCTTCTTTGTGACTGACGGGGCTGTTGAAAATGAGAGACAAATTTGTGAAGTTATGATCAAACAACTAGAATATCAAGGAGGATCAAATCTGTGTCCGCGAATATACACTTTTGGTATAG GTTCGTTCTGCAATCACTACTTTTTGCGAATGCTTGCGATGATTGGCAGAGGACATTATGAGGCTGCATCTGATCCAG AGTCGATTGTAGCTCAAATGGAAGCTTTGTTTTCTAGAGCTGCTTCTACGGTTTTGATGAACATTTCCATTGATGGTCTGGACGATCTTGATGCTCTTGAG GTTTATCCTTCAGTTGTTCCAGATATATGTTCTGAAGGGCCACTGATCATATTTGGGCATTACAGGGGTGGTTTTCCTGACACGCTGAAAGCTAGAGGTATCCTAGCAGCAGAAGATATGAGTGACATCACTATTGACCTGAAGGTGCACCGAGCAAAAGACGTACCTCTTGACAAG GTCTTGGCAAAACAACAAATTGAACAATACACAACGCAAGCATGGTTTTTACAAGATAAAAAGCTTGAGGAGAAG GTAGCAAAAGTCAGCATGCAGACTGGTGTTGTTAGCGAGTATACACGTATGATCTTGCTGGAAACAGTTCAAGATAAGCAAGCTACGTCATCTGACATAAAACAG GGTAAAAAAGAAACGAATACTCAGAAAATGGAAAAATCTTCTGCTGCTATGATAAAAGTGTTGCAGCCGTTGGGTGTAGGATTTGGCAACTTGATTGCAACAATTGAGAACATCCCTCCGGGTTACGAACCAAAATTACCAGACCAAGCAGAAATGTTGGTTAGAGCAGCTGGCAACTGTTGTGTAAATCTATGTGGCAAGTGCTGTTGTCTGTGCTGCATTCAAGTCTGTTCAAAGATGAACGACCAATGTGCAATTCTTGTCACACAGTTTTGTGGTTCCTTGGCCTTTTTAGGCTGTTTTGTCTGCTGTGAAATGTGCTGTGGCTCAGACTGA